A single region of the Leptodactylus fuscus isolate aLepFus1 chromosome 5, aLepFus1.hap2, whole genome shotgun sequence genome encodes:
- the ODAD3 gene encoding outer dynein arm-docking complex subunit 3, which translates to MPSTATLSGVKPPIHEQITELQKKIQLLDGDHKAYQESATSTIQKNWETIQFLRQENKKLHKKLADALAGDEKVIKEAFQSNVVERAAMRSKSGQVAVQLMDQKLCDKIKRLNALHHQTEVRRKRLEELQMVYKQIAAGEQEKTEKDDRAAQEAQNEVTEQEETPQQTLRLLENRLEKAQLKLQESEHIYSVYQKLKDHMQEESLTFQSQLDLLEAEILRQRNELKELQTMNKDAVMSRDMARAELQSQEEDFHRERRERERILQEYKRQAEERRMYAERAERRAQRVTLPGEDAPTDIQLVSNVQEEEKAIQTYQEAFQRIKEATGVTDTQEVVRRFIAQGVTHKHLEELKTENERTLVRLKEEKERLQDVFQELKYSGEAKLSSGQQILEELQAHLQKEEKRRNKYKEELEKMTKILVAAKSGVDHLATKVQHIKVPRSHFPAKDVSSQSDEYVLDLLDITDQKLQKLLEELDGQNIEEILRQMEEEEFQASIESKLPAFNVRISLPSPAKQDTFDDDEDSGEDEGDVVTRASLKKQSQQIIESKTKRKSRPKKKKGK; encoded by the exons ATGCCCAGCACCGCCACGCTTTCCGGGGTGAAACCTCCCATTCATGAGCAGATCACAGAGTTACAGAAGAAAATCCAGCTGCTGG ATGGCGACCACAAGGCTTACCAGGAGAGCGCCACCTCCACCATCCAGAAGAACTGGGAGACCATTCAGTTCCTGCGGCAGGAGAACAAGAAGCTGCATAAGAAGTTGGCTGATGCCCTTGCG GGTGATGAGAAGGTGATCAAGGAGGCGTTTCAAAGTAACGTGGTGGAGAGGGCGGCGATGAGGAGCAAAAGCGGACAG GTTGCCGTCCAGCTAATGGACCAGAAGCTTTGTGACAAGATCAAGCGGCTCAATGCCTTACATCACCAGACAGAGGTGCGGAGGAAACGCCTGGAGGAACTGCAGATGGTGTACAAGCAGATCGCTGCTGGGGAGCAGGAAAAGACTGAAAAAGATGACAGAGCAGCACAGGAGGCACAG AATGAAGTCACAGAACAGGAGGAAACTCCTCAGCAG ACTCTGCGCCTATTGGAAaatcgtctggaaaaggcacagCTGAAATTACAGGAATCGGAGCACATCTACAGCGTGTACCAGAAGCTGAAGGACCATATGCAG GAAGAAAGCCTGACGTTTCAGTCACAGCTGGATCTACTAGAGGCCGAGATCCTCCGCCAGAGGAATGAATTGAAGGAACTTCAGACCATGAACAAGGATGCGGTGATGTCACGGGATATGGCCCGG GCAGAACTTCAGAGTCAGGAGGAAGACTTCCACCGAGAGCGCAGAGAGAGGGAGCGGATCCTTCAGGAGTACAAGCGTCAGGCTGAGGAGAGACGCATGTATGCCGAGCGGGCAGAAAGAAGG GCTCAGCGTGTGACCTTACCCGGAGAAGATGCTCCTACAGACATTCAACTGGTATCTAATgtacaagaggaggagaaggCGATCCAAACCTATCAGGAAGCTTTTCAGAGGATAAAAGAGGCCACAGGGGTGACAGATACACAG GAAGTGGTGAGACGCTTCATCGCCCAGGGAGTGACGCACAAACACTTGGAGGAGCTGAAGACTGAGAATGAGAGGACTCTGGTGAGGCTGAAGGAGGAAAAGGAAAGACTTCAGGATGTCTTCCAGGAGCTGAAGTATTCAGGGGAGGCCAAGCTGTCCAG CGGTCAACAGATTTTGGAAGAGCTTCAAGCTCATCTACAGAAGGAAGAGAAGAGACGCAACAAATATAAGGAGGAGCTTGAGAAAATGACCAAAATCTTGGTGGCTGCAAAATCTGGAGTGGATCACCTGGCTACCAAAGTGCAGCATATCAAGGTG CCCAGAAGCCATTTTCCCGCTAAGGATGTGTCTTCTCAGTCAGATGAATATGTCTTGGATCTCCTGGACATCACAGATCAGAAGCTGCAGAAACTGCTGGAGGAGTTAGATGGACAGAACATTGAAGAGATCTTAAGACagatggaggaagaagag TTCCAGGCTTCTATTGAGAGCAAACTTCCAGCATTTAATGTCCGCATTTCGTTGCCCTCACCAGCCAAGCAGGATACTTTTGATG ATGACGAGGACAGTGGGGAGGATGAAGGTGACGTGGTGACACGAGCCAGCCTAAAGAAACAGTCTCAACAAATCATAGAGTCTAAGACCAAGAGAAAGTCCCGTCCCAAGAAGAAAAAGGGGAAATAG